In a genomic window of Streptomyces pristinaespiralis:
- a CDS encoding 6-phospho-beta-glucosidase has protein sequence MKLAVVGGGSTYTPELIDGFARMRDTLPIEELVLIDPAADRLELVGGLARRIFAKQDHPGKIVTTSDLDAGVDGADAVLLQLRVGGQAAREQDETWPLECGCVGQETTGAGGLAKALRTVPVVLDIAERVRRTSPDAWIIDFTNPVGIVTRALLQAGHKAVGLCNVAIGFQRKFAALLDVAPADVHLDHVGLNHLTWETAVRLGGPEGDNVLPRLLAEHGDAVAADLRMPRELIDRLGVVPSYYLRYYYGHDEVVRELRTKPSRAAEVAQMEKRLLKMYGDPQLDEKPELLAKRGGAFYSEAAVDLAASLLGGAGSPYQVVNTYNNGTLPFLPDDAVIEVQAAVGPQGATPLAVGELDPLYAGLTANVTAYEDLALEAALRGGRDRVFKALLSHPLVGQYEYAQQLTEQLIAHNREHLAWA, from the coding sequence ATGAAGCTCGCTGTAGTGGGGGGCGGTTCCACCTACACCCCCGAACTCATCGACGGTTTCGCGCGGATGCGCGACACCCTGCCGATCGAGGAACTCGTACTGATCGATCCGGCGGCCGACCGCCTCGAACTGGTCGGCGGTCTCGCCCGGCGGATCTTCGCCAAGCAGGACCACCCCGGGAAGATCGTCACCACCTCCGATCTCGACGCGGGCGTCGACGGCGCCGACGCCGTGCTGCTCCAGCTGCGGGTGGGCGGCCAGGCCGCCCGCGAGCAGGACGAGACCTGGCCGCTGGAATGCGGCTGCGTCGGCCAGGAGACCACCGGCGCGGGCGGCCTCGCCAAGGCGCTCCGGACCGTTCCCGTCGTCCTCGACATCGCCGAGCGGGTGCGCCGCACCAGTCCCGACGCGTGGATCATCGACTTCACCAACCCGGTCGGCATCGTCACCCGGGCTCTGCTCCAGGCCGGGCACAAGGCCGTCGGGCTGTGCAACGTGGCCATCGGCTTCCAGCGGAAGTTCGCCGCGCTGCTGGACGTCGCCCCCGCCGACGTCCACCTGGACCACGTCGGGCTGAACCACCTCACCTGGGAGACCGCCGTCCGTCTCGGCGGCCCGGAGGGCGACAACGTGCTGCCGCGGCTGCTCGCCGAGCACGGTGACGCGGTGGCGGCCGACCTGCGCATGCCGCGCGAACTGATCGACCGCCTCGGCGTCGTGCCCTCGTACTACCTGCGCTACTACTACGGCCACGACGAGGTCGTACGGGAGCTGCGGACGAAGCCGTCCCGGGCCGCGGAGGTCGCGCAGATGGAGAAGCGGCTCCTAAAGATGTACGGCGACCCGCAGCTCGACGAGAAGCCGGAACTGCTCGCCAAGCGCGGCGGCGCCTTCTACTCGGAGGCCGCCGTCGACCTCGCCGCCTCGCTCCTCGGCGGCGCCGGCTCCCCGTACCAGGTGGTGAACACGTACAACAACGGCACACTCCCCTTCCTGCCGGACGATGCCGTGATCGAGGTGCAGGCCGCGGTCGGCCCCCAGGGGGCGACACCACTGGCGGTGGGTGAACTCGATCCGCTGTACGCGGGGTTGACCGCCAATGTGACGGCGTACGAGGACCTGGCGCTGGAGGCCGCGCTGCGCGGCGGGCGCGACCGGGTCTTCAAGGCGCTGCTGTCGCACCCGCTGGTCGGCCAGTACGAATACGCGCAGCAGCTCACCGAGCAGCTGATCGCGCACAACCGGGAGCACCTCGCGTGGGCGTGA
- a CDS encoding beta-N-acetylglucosaminidase domain-containing protein, translating into MRLGARRRTAAAVAVAVIGGLLGGAGTAHGATARPQEPGSPSGAAQDPEGTAATPSVWPRPQSLRTRGEAVRLGDEVTVVADPAADPYAVELLEQLLRESGVRTVHTQLPGRGPVVRLGGGDALSALRALRAPERDDLPSGGYRLAVGRVGDRDTVALDGVGDDGLFHGVQTLRQLVKEGTVASVVVRDWPGTAVRGTTEGFYGRPWNREQRLAQLDFMGRTKQNRYLYAPGDDPFRQTRWRDPYPAAQRAQLRELAERARKNHVTLAWAVAPAQSMCLADEADMKALTRKIDAMWALGFRAFQLQFQDVSYSEWHCSKDARTFGSGPGAAAKAHARVAGEVARHLAERHPGAELSVMPTEFYQEGTTDYRRALAEQLDGSVRVAWTGVGVVPRTITGRELAGARDAFDHPLVTMDNYPVNDYAQDRLFLGPYTGREPAVATGSAALLANAMEQATASRVPLFTAADYAWNPKGYRPEQSWQAALDDLAGGDAGAREALRALAGNDASSILDPDDESAYLRPLLDEFWRSRATADTAARDRAATALRAAFTVMRRAPDRLAGTADGRLAAEVRPWLDQLARYGKAGELAVDMLQAQGRGDGEAGWRASLALEPLRTDLAASRATVGKGVLTPFLDRAVKESRAWTGADQALAGGPGEDVVRLARPRPLTAVTAMTAPANGSPRSAESAGRLEVHVPGEGWRELGPLSAGGWTQADAAGLRVDALRVTTGGGDRPAVRSLVPWFADDPAAGLDLVRETTSAEIGGRPQRADVRLTAQRPGEVRGTLTAKAPAGIKVSVPKQTTVPRGVRTTVPVEVTVPKDTPAGEYRVPLSFAGQERTLTVRAFPPTGGGDLTREAGAKASSSGDETADFPAAAAIDGDAGTRWASPVGPSAWWQVELARPARVGQVRLHWQEAYATRYRIQVSADGRVWRTAATVTDGRGGRESVRMDAQGTRFVRVQGDERATEFGYSLFSVEAYAVAEGAR; encoded by the coding sequence GTGCGGCTCGGGGCCAGGAGACGTACCGCGGCAGCCGTCGCGGTCGCCGTCATCGGTGGTCTGCTCGGCGGTGCGGGAACCGCGCACGGCGCGACCGCGCGACCGCAGGAGCCCGGCTCCCCCTCAGGCGCCGCGCAGGACCCGGAGGGCACCGCCGCGACACCCTCCGTGTGGCCGCGCCCGCAGTCCCTGCGCACCCGGGGCGAGGCCGTACGGCTGGGTGACGAGGTGACCGTCGTCGCGGATCCGGCCGCCGACCCGTACGCGGTCGAACTGCTCGAGCAGTTGCTCCGCGAGTCCGGCGTCCGCACCGTGCACACGCAACTGCCCGGCCGCGGGCCCGTCGTCCGTCTCGGGGGCGGCGACGCCCTCTCGGCGCTGCGCGCCCTGCGCGCGCCGGAGCGTGACGACCTGCCGTCCGGCGGCTACCGGCTCGCCGTGGGCCGCGTCGGGGACCGTGACACCGTCGCCCTCGACGGGGTCGGCGACGACGGCCTCTTCCACGGCGTGCAGACCCTGCGCCAACTGGTCAAGGAGGGAACGGTCGCCTCAGTCGTCGTACGCGACTGGCCGGGGACCGCGGTACGCGGTACGACGGAGGGCTTCTACGGACGCCCCTGGAACCGTGAGCAGCGCCTGGCGCAGCTCGACTTCATGGGGCGCACCAAGCAGAACCGCTATCTCTACGCCCCCGGCGACGACCCCTTCCGGCAGACCCGCTGGCGCGACCCCTATCCCGCCGCCCAGCGTGCACAGCTGCGGGAACTGGCGGAGCGGGCGCGGAAGAACCACGTCACCCTGGCCTGGGCCGTGGCGCCCGCCCAGTCGATGTGTCTGGCCGACGAGGCGGACATGAAGGCCCTGACCCGCAAGATCGACGCGATGTGGGCGCTGGGATTCCGGGCGTTCCAGCTGCAGTTCCAGGATGTCAGCTACAGCGAATGGCACTGCTCCAAGGACGCGAGGACCTTCGGCTCCGGTCCCGGCGCGGCGGCGAAGGCGCACGCCCGGGTCGCGGGCGAGGTGGCACGCCACCTGGCGGAGCGTCACCCCGGTGCGGAGCTGTCCGTGATGCCGACCGAGTTCTACCAGGAGGGCACGACCGACTACCGGCGGGCGCTCGCGGAGCAGCTCGACGGCTCGGTACGGGTGGCGTGGACCGGGGTCGGAGTGGTGCCCCGCACGATCACCGGCCGCGAACTCGCGGGCGCCCGGGACGCCTTCGACCACCCCCTGGTCACCATGGACAACTACCCGGTCAACGACTACGCGCAGGACCGGCTGTTCCTCGGCCCGTACACCGGCCGTGAGCCCGCGGTGGCGACCGGGTCCGCCGCGCTGCTCGCCAATGCGATGGAACAGGCCACCGCCTCCCGCGTCCCGCTGTTCACCGCCGCCGACTACGCCTGGAACCCGAAGGGTTACCGGCCCGAGCAGTCCTGGCAGGCCGCGCTGGACGACCTGGCCGGCGGGGACGCGGGTGCCAGGGAGGCGCTGCGCGCCCTCGCGGGGAACGACGCGTCCTCGATCCTGGACCCCGACGACGAGTCGGCCTACCTGCGGCCCTTGCTGGACGAGTTCTGGCGTTCCCGCGCCACGGCGGACACCGCGGCCAGGGACCGTGCGGCGACCGCGCTGCGCGCGGCCTTCACGGTGATGCGCCGGGCGCCGGACCGGCTCGCGGGCACCGCCGACGGCCGCCTCGCGGCCGAGGTCCGGCCCTGGCTCGACCAGTTGGCGCGGTACGGGAAGGCCGGCGAACTGGCGGTCGACATGCTTCAGGCGCAGGGGCGCGGCGACGGCGAGGCCGGGTGGCGCGCCTCCCTGGCCCTCGAGCCGCTGCGCACGGACCTGGCCGCGAGCCGGGCCACGGTCGGCAAGGGCGTGCTGACGCCCTTCCTGGACCGGGCCGTGAAGGAGTCACGCGCCTGGACGGGCGCCGACCAGGCCCTGGCCGGCGGGCCCGGCGAGGACGTCGTGCGGCTGGCACGGCCCCGGCCCCTCACCGCCGTGACGGCGATGACCGCGCCCGCGAACGGCTCCCCGCGCTCCGCCGAGTCCGCGGGCCGGCTCGAGGTGCACGTCCCCGGCGAGGGCTGGCGTGAGCTGGGCCCGCTGTCCGCGGGCGGCTGGACCCAGGCCGACGCGGCGGGGCTGCGGGTGGACGCCCTGCGCGTCACGACCGGCGGCGGCGACAGGCCGGCCGTGCGCTCCCTGGTGCCCTGGTTCGCGGACGACCCCGCCGCAGGCCTCGACCTCGTCCGTGAGACGACCAGCGCCGAGATCGGCGGCAGGCCGCAGCGCGCCGACGTCCGGCTGACGGCCCAGCGCCCCGGCGAGGTGCGCGGCACGCTCACGGCGAAGGCGCCGGCGGGCATCAAGGTGAGCGTCCCGAAGCAGACCACCGTCCCCCGGGGCGTGCGCACCACGGTGCCGGTGGAGGTCACCGTCCCCAAGGACACCCCCGCGGGCGAGTACCGGGTGCCGCTGTCCTTCGCCGGGCAGGAACGCACGCTCACCGTGCGCGCCTTCCCGCCCACCGGCGGCGGTGACCTGACGCGCGAGGCGGGCGCCAAGGCGTCCTCGTCCGGGGACGAGACGGCCGACTTCCCGGCCGCCGCCGCGATCGACGGCGACGCCGGCACCCGCTGGGCGTCCCCCGTCGGACCGAGCGCGTGGTGGCAGGTGGAGCTGGCCCGGCCGGCCCGGGTCGGCCAGGTGAGGCTGCACTGGCAGGAGGCGTACGCGACGCGGTACCGCATACAGGTGTCCGCGGACGGCAGGGTCTGGCGCACCGCGGCGACGGTCACCGACGGCAGGGGCGGCCGCGAGTCGGTCCGGATGGACGCGCAGGGCACGCGGTTCGTGCGGGTGCAGGGGGACGAGCGGGCGACGGAGTTCGGCTACTCGCTGTTCTCGGTCGAGGCGTACGCGGTGGCGGAGGGTGCGCGTTAG
- a CDS encoding mechanosensitive ion channel family protein, with amino-acid sequence MTAFWSSALLDADASPAPVTLDEAAKRAESAAGWVEENWSTWLNTGLRITLILIVALVLRMLVRRALTKLIARMNRSAQAVEGTALGGLLVNAERRRQRSEAIGSVLRSIASFLILGTAGLMILGAFQIDLAPLLASAGVAGVAIGFGARNLVTDFLSGVFMIMEDQYGVGDSIDAGVASGEVIEVGLRVTKLRGDNGEIWYVRNGEIKRIGNLSQGWATAAVDVTVRSSEDLDHVKAVIGEVADDLAKAEPWNEQLWGPLETLGLTEVLLDSMTFRVSAKTMPGKALGVEREVRWRIKRAFDEAGIRIVGGLPQPAEESVPDPTAGMAAPSAFSSAVSPQSMAASPIPPPANLSK; translated from the coding sequence GTGACCGCCTTCTGGTCGTCCGCACTGCTGGACGCTGACGCCTCGCCCGCTCCTGTCACGCTCGACGAGGCCGCCAAGCGCGCCGAGAGCGCGGCCGGCTGGGTCGAGGAGAACTGGTCCACCTGGCTGAACACCGGACTGCGCATCACGCTGATCCTGATCGTCGCGCTGGTGCTGCGGATGCTGGTGCGCCGGGCGCTGACGAAGCTGATAGCGCGGATGAACCGCTCGGCGCAGGCCGTGGAGGGCACGGCGCTGGGGGGTCTGCTGGTCAACGCGGAGCGGCGTCGCCAGCGCTCCGAGGCCATCGGTTCCGTGCTGCGCTCCATCGCGTCGTTCCTGATCCTCGGCACCGCGGGTCTGATGATCCTCGGGGCGTTCCAGATCGATCTGGCGCCGCTGCTCGCCTCCGCGGGTGTGGCCGGTGTCGCGATCGGTTTCGGCGCCCGCAATCTCGTCACCGACTTCCTCTCCGGCGTCTTCATGATCATGGAGGACCAGTACGGGGTCGGGGACTCGATCGACGCGGGTGTCGCGTCGGGCGAGGTGATCGAGGTGGGGCTGCGGGTCACCAAGCTGCGCGGCGACAACGGCGAGATCTGGTACGTGCGCAACGGTGAGATCAAGCGGATCGGCAACCTGAGCCAGGGCTGGGCGACGGCGGCCGTCGACGTCACGGTCCGTTCCTCCGAGGACCTGGACCACGTCAAGGCCGTCATCGGCGAGGTCGCGGACGACCTGGCGAAGGCGGAGCCGTGGAACGAGCAGCTGTGGGGCCCGCTCGAGACGCTGGGTCTGACCGAGGTACTGCTCGACTCGATGACGTTCCGGGTCTCCGCCAAGACGATGCCGGGCAAGGCGCTGGGGGTCGAGCGGGAGGTGCGCTGGCGGATCAAGCGTGCGTTCGACGAGGCGGGCATCCGTATCGTCGGCGGCCTGCCGCAGCCGGCGGAGGAGTCCGTGCCGGACCCGACCGCGGGCATGGCCGCCCCGTCGGCCTTCTCCTCCGCGGTCTCGCCGCAGTCGATGGCCGCGTCGCCGATACCGCCTCCGGCGAACCTCTCCAAGTAG
- a CDS encoding carbohydrate ABC transporter permease, translating into MTPTPARAAYEPAAPGRGGTAARRSARRRATLEWIAVHSLAIAAALFFLLPFVFVFLTAVMNDDQALTRDLWPRTWEWGNFVTVWNTPGFLTWWRNTLLYAGLGTVLAVASSIPVAYALAKFRFRGRNLAMMLVIAMMMLPPQVVVVPMYLFWAKQLDLAGTLWPLIIPFAFGNAFTIFLLRQFLLTIPKEYTEAARIDGCGEFRTMVRIVLPMARPAIAAVALFHFFYCWNDYFGPQIYASENPAAWTLSYGLESFKGAHQTDWNLTMAATVMIMAPVIVVFFFAQKAFIEGVTLTGVKG; encoded by the coding sequence ATGACCCCGACCCCTGCCCGTGCCGCGTACGAGCCGGCCGCCCCCGGCCGGGGAGGCACCGCCGCCCGGCGGTCCGCACGGCGCCGCGCGACCCTGGAATGGATCGCCGTCCACTCACTGGCGATCGCCGCCGCGTTGTTCTTCCTGCTGCCGTTCGTCTTCGTGTTCCTGACCGCCGTGATGAACGACGACCAGGCGCTCACCCGCGACCTGTGGCCGCGGACCTGGGAGTGGGGCAACTTCGTCACCGTCTGGAACACCCCCGGATTCCTGACCTGGTGGCGCAACACCCTGCTGTACGCGGGCCTCGGCACGGTGCTCGCCGTCGCCTCCAGCATCCCGGTGGCCTACGCGCTCGCCAAGTTCCGCTTCCGCGGCCGCAATCTGGCGATGATGCTGGTGATCGCGATGATGATGCTGCCGCCGCAGGTCGTCGTCGTACCGATGTACCTCTTCTGGGCGAAACAGCTGGACCTCGCCGGCACCCTGTGGCCGCTGATCATCCCGTTCGCCTTCGGCAACGCGTTCACCATCTTCCTGCTGCGGCAGTTCCTGCTGACCATCCCGAAGGAGTACACGGAAGCGGCCAGGATCGACGGCTGCGGCGAGTTCCGCACGATGGTGCGGATCGTGCTGCCGATGGCGAGGCCGGCGATCGCTGCGGTCGCCCTGTTCCACTTTTTCTACTGCTGGAACGACTACTTCGGCCCGCAGATCTACGCCTCGGAGAACCCGGCCGCCTGGACCCTGAGCTACGGCCTGGAGTCCTTCAAGGGCGCCCACCAGACCGACTGGAACCTCACCATGGCCGCCACGGTCATGATCATGGCACCCGTGATCGTCGTCTTCTTCTTCGCACAAAAGGCCTTCATCGAAGGCGTCACACTGACCGGAGTGAAGGGCTAG
- a CDS encoding carbohydrate ABC transporter permease: MAATTFRPPVSRALRAKRRRSALRTLGFLSPWLIGFAVFFAYPLVSTVYFSFMEYDGFAPPVWVGLKNWSYVFNDYVFFWPALRNTLWLVAVMVSLRVLFGIGIGLLITKIKTGAGVFRTLFYLPYLAPPVAATMSFVFLLNPGTGPANTILESVGLPAPGWFTDPAWSKPSLTILALWGIGDLMVIFMAALLDVPKEQYEAAELDGARAWQRFRYVTFPNISPIVLFAVVTGVIATMQYYTEPLVAAKVASGVIGGSGQQFEPGYPDRTTLTVPQTIYNLGFQRFDTGAACVVALVLFALAMAFTAILMRRRSGFMSAED, encoded by the coding sequence ATGGCCGCCACCACCTTCCGTCCGCCGGTGAGCCGTGCGCTGCGGGCCAAGCGCCGCAGGTCGGCGCTGCGCACGCTGGGCTTCCTGTCCCCCTGGCTGATCGGCTTCGCGGTCTTCTTCGCCTACCCGCTGGTGTCGACCGTCTACTTCTCCTTCATGGAGTACGACGGCTTCGCCCCGCCGGTGTGGGTGGGCCTCAAGAACTGGTCGTACGTCTTCAACGACTACGTCTTCTTCTGGCCGGCCCTGCGCAACACCCTGTGGCTGGTCGCCGTGATGGTGTCGCTGCGGGTGCTGTTCGGGATCGGCATCGGGCTGCTGATCACGAAGATCAAGACGGGTGCCGGGGTCTTCAGGACGCTCTTCTACCTGCCGTACCTGGCTCCGCCCGTCGCCGCGACCATGTCGTTCGTCTTCCTGCTCAACCCCGGTACGGGACCCGCCAACACCATCCTCGAGTCCGTTGGGCTGCCCGCGCCCGGCTGGTTCACCGACCCCGCCTGGTCGAAGCCCTCGCTGACGATCCTCGCCCTGTGGGGCATCGGCGACCTGATGGTGATCTTCATGGCGGCGCTGCTCGACGTCCCCAAGGAGCAGTACGAGGCGGCGGAGCTGGACGGCGCCCGCGCCTGGCAGCGGTTCCGCTACGTCACCTTCCCCAACATCTCCCCCATCGTGCTGTTCGCCGTGGTCACCGGGGTGATCGCGACCATGCAGTACTACACGGAGCCGCTGGTGGCGGCGAAGGTGGCGAGCGGGGTGATCGGCGGCTCCGGGCAGCAGTTCGAGCCCGGTTATCCGGACAGGACCACGCTGACCGTCCCGCAGACGATCTACAACCTCGGCTTCCAGCGCTTCGACACCGGCGCGGCCTGCGTGGTCGCCCTGGTGCTGTTCGCCCTGGCCATGGCCTTCACGGCGATCCTGATGCGGCGGCGCTCCGGCTTCATGTCGGCGGAGGACTGA
- a CDS encoding ROK family transcriptional regulator gives MAGTTPGTPRVLRAMNDRAALDLLLEHGPLSRTRIGKLTGLSKPTASQLLARLEAAGLVVVTGTTEGRPGPSAQLYAINGNVAHAAGLDVTPERIRAAVADVTGATVGEFELPTPGRRADRVVRQVTDALEGAVKAAGLTRTDVQRLVIGTPGAFDPSTGRLRYASHLPGWHSPTLRYELAAALPMPVEYENDVNLAAVAEQRLGAAHGHENFVLLWNEEGLGAAVVIGGRLHRGFTGGAGEVGFLPVPGTPLVRQVTKANSGGFQELAGAQALPRLARELGLEDIGSGPHAEVATALVARAAENDSGPYGQLLDAFATGLATGLASMVAVLDPELVVLSGEVIAAGGEPLRTRVQAELTELAASRPRLVLGAVRRHPVLRGALESALATTRDEVFDTSR, from the coding sequence GTGGCCGGAACCACGCCCGGTACCCCGCGCGTACTGCGCGCCATGAACGACCGTGCCGCGCTCGATCTGCTGCTCGAACACGGTCCCCTCTCGCGGACCCGGATCGGCAAGCTCACCGGTCTGTCGAAGCCCACCGCCTCCCAGCTGCTGGCCAGGCTCGAGGCCGCCGGCCTCGTCGTCGTCACCGGCACCACCGAGGGACGGCCGGGCCCCAGCGCCCAGCTGTACGCGATCAACGGGAACGTGGCCCACGCCGCCGGTCTCGACGTCACCCCCGAGCGGATCCGCGCCGCCGTCGCCGACGTCACCGGCGCGACCGTGGGCGAGTTCGAGCTCCCCACACCGGGACGGCGCGCCGACCGGGTCGTACGGCAGGTGACCGACGCGCTCGAAGGGGCCGTGAAGGCCGCCGGGCTGACCCGCACGGACGTCCAACGTCTCGTCATCGGCACCCCTGGCGCCTTCGACCCGTCCACCGGCCGGCTGCGGTACGCCTCGCACCTGCCCGGCTGGCACTCCCCCACCCTCCGGTACGAGCTGGCGGCGGCCCTGCCGATGCCCGTCGAGTACGAGAACGACGTCAACCTCGCCGCCGTCGCCGAGCAGCGTCTCGGCGCCGCCCACGGCCACGAGAACTTCGTCCTGCTGTGGAACGAGGAGGGCCTCGGCGCCGCCGTCGTCATCGGCGGCCGGCTGCACCGCGGCTTCACCGGCGGCGCCGGCGAGGTCGGCTTCCTGCCGGTGCCCGGGACGCCGCTGGTCCGCCAGGTGACCAAGGCCAACAGTGGCGGCTTCCAGGAACTCGCCGGTGCCCAGGCGCTCCCCCGGCTGGCCAGGGAGCTCGGTCTGGAGGACATCGGAAGCGGCCCGCACGCCGAGGTCGCGACCGCGCTCGTGGCGAGGGCCGCGGAGAACGACAGCGGACCGTACGGGCAGCTGCTCGACGCCTTCGCGACCGGGCTGGCCACCGGTCTGGCCTCCATGGTGGCCGTGCTCGACCCGGAGCTGGTCGTCCTCTCCGGCGAGGTCATCGCCGCCGGCGGCGAGCCGCTGCGGACGCGGGTGCAGGCGGAGCTGACCGAGCTCGCCGCGTCCCGGCCGCGCCTCGTGCTCGGAGCCGTACGCCGGCATCCGGTGCTGCGCGGTGCGCTGGAGAGCGCGCTGGCCACCACCCGCGACGAGGTGTTCGACACCTCGCGCTGA
- a CDS encoding HNH endonuclease, whose product MPHVLVLNASYEPLGVVPLRRALVLVLENKALCLEESGAFMHSESRVVAAPSVVRLKRFVRVPYRGPVPLTRKALFARDGGRCMYCGGVATSVDHVVPRSRGGQHAWDNVVAACRRCNHVKADRHLRELGWRLRHQPAPPSGLAWRIIGTGHRDPRWLPYLQPYGADDAITRIDGISA is encoded by the coding sequence GTGCCGCACGTCCTGGTCCTCAACGCGTCGTACGAGCCCCTCGGCGTCGTACCGCTCCGCCGCGCGCTCGTCCTCGTCCTGGAGAACAAGGCTCTCTGCCTCGAGGAGTCCGGCGCCTTCATGCATAGCGAGAGCCGCGTCGTCGCCGCGCCCAGCGTCGTGCGTCTCAAACGGTTCGTGCGGGTCCCCTACCGGGGGCCCGTTCCTCTTACCCGCAAAGCCCTCTTCGCCCGCGACGGCGGGCGCTGTATGTACTGCGGTGGCGTCGCAACCAGCGTCGACCATGTCGTTCCGCGCAGTCGCGGTGGGCAGCACGCCTGGGACAACGTGGTCGCCGCGTGCCGCCGCTGCAACCACGTCAAGGCCGACCGTCACCTGCGGGAACTCGGCTGGCGCCTGCGCCACCAGCCGGCCCCGCCGAGCGGTCTCGCCTGGCGCATCATCGGAACCGGCCACCGCGATCCGCGCTGGCTGCCCTACCTCCAGCCGTACGGCGCGGACGACGCGATCACCCGCATCGACGGCATCTCGGCGTAG
- a CDS encoding ABC transporter substrate-binding protein, whose product MPRNRRTKGAALAATAAISLLATACTGSAGSGATDDPKAKTTLTFWHGWSAPGEVAAIEANIDSFEKKHPNIKVKVVKGITDDKLNQALRAGGSNAPDVVSSFTTDNVGRFCSTNALADLKPFLAKSDIDPARTFLPQMAKYTEHEGKRCAVPLLGDAYGLYYNKKAFAEAGITAPPKTLSEFDKVAQKLTRTKGDSYEQLGFMPNFQGYETTFEHYASQFGVRYFDAEGRSDLAGDPAAKALFTWQKNLADKLGGYKKLEKFRTGLGDEWGPKHPFHTGQVAMQLDGEWRGKMAQDAGLDFEIGAAPFPVPDDQAADYGKGYLSGTILGIAGVSKKQNAAWELVKYLSTDTDAVVSFANAIHNVPSTVAALKSPKLNDDPLYRTFVDIAQHPKSSHAPSSVNGGAFLLTAQDLGVRHEAGREKDLDAGLKKTDAQIDKDNEQAR is encoded by the coding sequence ATGCCCAGAAACCGCCGGACCAAGGGCGCCGCGCTCGCCGCGACCGCCGCGATATCGCTTCTCGCCACGGCCTGTACGGGATCGGCCGGGAGCGGCGCCACGGACGACCCGAAGGCGAAAACGACCCTCACCTTCTGGCACGGCTGGTCCGCGCCCGGCGAGGTCGCGGCGATCGAGGCCAACATCGACTCGTTCGAGAAGAAGCACCCCAACATCAAGGTCAAGGTCGTCAAGGGCATCACGGACGACAAGCTCAACCAGGCCCTGCGCGCGGGCGGTTCGAACGCGCCCGACGTGGTCTCCTCGTTCACCACCGACAACGTCGGCCGGTTCTGCTCCACCAACGCGCTCGCCGACCTGAAGCCGTTCCTCGCGAAGTCGGACATCGACCCGGCGCGGACCTTCCTGCCGCAGATGGCCAAGTACACCGAGCACGAGGGCAAGCGGTGCGCCGTGCCGCTGCTGGGTGACGCGTACGGCCTCTACTACAACAAGAAGGCCTTCGCCGAGGCCGGGATCACCGCGCCGCCGAAGACGCTCTCCGAGTTCGACAAGGTCGCCCAGAAACTGACCAGAACCAAGGGCGACAGCTACGAGCAGCTCGGCTTCATGCCGAACTTCCAGGGCTACGAGACGACGTTCGAGCACTACGCGTCACAGTTCGGCGTCCGGTACTTCGACGCGGAGGGCAGGTCCGACCTGGCCGGGGACCCCGCCGCCAAGGCGCTGTTCACCTGGCAGAAGAACCTGGCCGACAAGCTCGGCGGCTACAAGAAGCTGGAGAAGTTCCGCACCGGCCTCGGCGACGAGTGGGGACCCAAGCACCCCTTCCACACCGGGCAGGTCGCCATGCAGCTGGACGGCGAATGGCGCGGCAAGATGGCCCAGGACGCCGGCCTGGACTTCGAGATCGGCGCGGCCCCCTTCCCCGTCCCGGACGACCAGGCCGCCGACTACGGCAAGGGTTATCTCTCGGGAACGATCCTCGGTATCGCGGGGGTGAGCAAGAAGCAGAACGCGGCCTGGGAGCTGGTGAAGTACCTCTCCACCGACACCGACGCGGTCGTCTCCTTCGCCAACGCCATCCACAACGTGCCCTCCACCGTGGCGGCGCTGAAGTCCCCGAAGCTGAACGACGACCCGCTGTACCGCACCTTCGTGGACATCGCCCAGCACCCCAAGAGCTCCCACGCCCCTTCGTCCGTCAACGGCGGCGCGTTCCTGCTGACCGCCCAGGACCTCGGCGTGCGCCACGAGGCCGGCCGGGAGAAGGATCTCGACGCGGGCCTGAAGAAGACCGACGCCCAGATCGACAAGGACAACGAGCAGGCACGCTGA